Below is a genomic region from Henckelia pumila isolate YLH828 chromosome 3, ASM3356847v2, whole genome shotgun sequence.
AAGGTCTTAAATCGTACTTGTAACGTACTTGTATATATAAAGTTAATCTGACCTCAGATTATCCCTTCCTTTAGGATCAGATGCTGCTCGGTGGTATCCATAATCATCATCCATCTGATCATCGTGATCATCATCACGGTCAGCTTCCCTATAACGGTCATAATCACGCTGGCCATCTTGATCGTTGTACTGTCCTCGACCATGGTGCTCATAGTAGTGTCCACGATCGTGCTCAGTTTCTGAATACCCATGTCCATGTTCAGGCTGATCAGGCCACCCACGATTATCTTCTGCTTCTGCACCATCATAATCTCGATCTCTAGAGCCGCGGTCTCTTTCATGTTTAGAATCAACACGATCTTGGTCATGGTCATGGTCGTGAGGACGTCCTCTGTCGTAGTCATCCCCGACTTCATTATCCCTGTCTCGGTCCCTTTCCCTTTCCCTATCACGATGACGGTCATGGCCACGTTCCCTATCACGGTTTCGTTCCTTCTCACGTTCCCGACCACGATCACGGGTTCGATCCCTCTCCCGATCTCGACCATGGTCTCTCTCCCTGTCCCTTTCCCGGTCTCTGTCTCTATTTCTGTCACGATTCCTATGATGCCTATCATCTCTATGGTCACGGTCCTTTGGTCTATCATTTGATAGCTCACGGGACCTTTCCCGCTCTCTCTCCTTCTCCCTCCCCCgatcccgagatttctcccTATCCATAAGGATATCAGCCAGAAATGAAATTTAGATCATAAAATGCCAATAGGTATTACATTAAAAGAATGGAAAATTTGCAATATCTACCAAAATCAACAGATAATGAAAGATCTAGTTTCGTCAAGTTTAGCAGTATATAAGCAATAATTTGTATACGCTGTAATTAGGCTAAAACAGTGATAATGTTACCTATCTCCTTCATCTCGAACTCTTGGCTCCTCAGACACAGATATTCCTCCAGACTGCAGTTGCTCTCTAAAAAAACAGAAGATAATGATTATCATTATGCACTCAATACAACATGAATGTCATGGTGCCATAAGCATGACAAGAAGTATAATATAACAGAAATTAACTTGAGGTGTTTGGAAATAAACATGagcattcagaaaaattgcttTACAGCATAAAATGAACAGAATTAAACTTCCACGCAAATTTGCATGGAAAACATTCATTATGACTTATGAGCTGATCATGAAACCTGTAAGATCTCAGCCTCAAGAGATTAAAGATGACAGGGACCAACTATCTTTCAaagttcaaaataaaataaagatagaTTCTTCTTGGCATCATCAAGAAATTTTTAAGCGTGAGTTAGTTTAAAAGTGCCTGCGGATAAAAGCATTACCTTCCTGGATACTTCTGGCTAAGCTCTCCACTACCAACCCGAGTTGTTCCAAGCCCACCGCCAAGCCTTCGAGGTCGCCAATTTGGAACAGTTCTACCACGTTCAACATCCACAAACACCCTTCTGTTATCAATTTTTTTGCTGTCTGCTTGCTTATATGCCGCTGCATGACATATGAACAAATATATTATTAACTGTCAGATTACAGGGGAGAAAAACAAAAAGGGAATCATGGCCATGGAAAAACCTTTCATATCTCGTGTATGTGTATACTCGATAAAAGCATAACCCCGGGGTTTACTTGTCTCTTTATCTGTAATCAAGCTAATCTGAAACTCAAAAGGATAAGATCAGGAAGCTATATTTGAACAACTGAGATAATACAAAAATACAGAAGTTTTTTAATAATTGTTTTAATTTTGTAAGAATTCGATTATAATGCCTATGGGCACGGCAGACAGGCACTGCGCCTAATTAGCCGTGCTCACCTTTAATCATAGAGCTCCCAGGCGAGATGCATCACCATCACTGCTAGAGTTGTGATAAAACAGAGGCCCATTTACCAGAAGCTATGTAAACTAACCTCCCCTTACCCGGGGTTTTTACTTAAACCAATCAAATAACTGTGAATGATAGATCGATAACCCATATAACTTTTTATTTGTACAGCGCTTTTACAGCCTTTGAATCAGAAAATAAGAATTCAGTAGCAATAAAGGTAGTGCATATTAAAAGTAGAAGAGAGATGTTATACTCCCAGTGTGTTTTACCCTGTGCAGGAAAAAGTTGCCTCCCACGTTTGTTGAAATAATGACCAAAAGAAAAGGCTTCAAAGCATACAGATTAAAATTTCACCTTCGAAGGGATGAGATGCACATCCCATCCAGTTTTAAATAGTACACAAGATAATCAATGCAAATAAGCACCAATCCAGGAAATTTTCCCTCTTACCAAGTTTGATACTTACACAATGAGCTATATGGTTGGATTCGTGCTAATACTATACCACCCTCCTAGCTTTGAAAAGATTTCCGGGTCAAAAAGCCACAAGGGATAAAAGAATTAGCAAAATAACCCAACTGCAATTAGTTGAACCGAAGTTACAGCTCGGGTTACTACCTTTCGGTTTGATCAATCCAGTCATGATTCCAGTGAAGAAATGAGAATGATTCTAACTAATGAGCATAAATGATGAGATGATAATATGATTTGGATGCACACGTTCAGCCAAAATGAATAAATCCAAGCCCGTAATAAATTATCTGACCAGACCAAATCAGTCAAAATGAATGCAAATGTAATTTCCTGGAAAATGAGACAGAAATCCCAATGTTTATCTATCTAGGCGAAAAATACAAAGATTTCATACTTCACTGGATGCAAGAAACTTCAAACCATTCTGATTTCCGGTCCAGAGAGACCAAATTTCCCAGTAATTCAGTTGTTACAACTTTGTTTTATTTGAATTCCATTAGATAATAtcataaataattattcatCTTTCTCTTGCATTAATGAAGGTGCTGAAGGGAAACCAATTTAGTGTGAAAGACTGGAAGTTTTGAAACCTTTCAACAGTTGAAACAAAGACGAACGATAGTATTATGATCAATGTAAAACTCTTACCAACCCAAAAGATAACCTGAGCCCCATTCAGGGGTTCTATACAATACCTACCCTCTTGATTGGGCCATAAGCCTCAAATTCCCTTTTGATCCTGCTCTCAGATGTCTCATAATTCTGGGGAAAAAACATGAAATGGGTCAACCTACGAAATACAATAAACAAAGGAGTACAACTGATTAATTGAGAAAAGGAGGACTCACAAGCCTAGCAACAAACAATGTTTTGTAAGGATCTCCAGAAATATTTGGGTCGTTATTTGGATCATCTGCAGATAAAATCACATGAGATTATAAGTTCAGCAAGGACTAGTAGTCACAGAGTTTGAAAAAGTCCAGTAGCTACAGTTATTGTCTATCATGATGAAGATACAATTTtgaaaacaaacaaataaacgAATAAGTATAACAAGTATACGCCGCCAACGGGTGCAATGGTGCAAGCTATGATCATTTTTAGATTCAAGGGAAGTTGTAATTACATCTCTCAAACTCATCTGCAGCCTTTTTGGCTCCTTCCTCCAGCCGTATTGCATGAATCCTGGCCCTTCTTTGTGCCTTGATACGAGAAGG
It encodes:
- the LOC140886911 gene encoding U1 small nuclear ribonucleoprotein 70 kDa-like isoform X2 — translated: MGDYGDAMIRDQNAAVQGRTKAQNRANVLQLKLIGQSHPTGLTNNLLKLFEPRQPLVYKPPPEKRKCPPYTGVAQLVSEFANPGDPEYATPVQKGETPAQRRARIHAIRLEEGAKKAADEFERYDPNNDPNISGDPYKTLFVARLNYETSESRIKREFEAYGPIKRISLITDKETSKPRGYAFIEYTHTRDMKAAYKQADSKKIDNRRVFVDVERGRTVPNWRPRRLGGGLGTTRVGSGELSQKYPGREQLQSGGISVSEEPRVRDEGDREKSRDRGREKERERERSRELSNDRPKDRDHRDDRHHRNRDRNRDRDRERDRERDHGRDRERDRTRDRGREREKERNRDRERGHDRHRDRERERDRDRDNEVGDDYDRGRPHDHDHDQDRVDSKHERDRGSRDRDYDGAEAEDNRGWPDQPEHGHGYSETEHDRGHYYEHHGRGQYNDQDGQRDYDRYREADRDDDHDDQMDDDYGYHRAASDPKGRDNLRTLYCWKHL
- the LOC140886911 gene encoding U1 small nuclear ribonucleoprotein 70 kDa-like isoform X1; the protein is MGDYGDAMIRDQNAAVQGRTKAQNRANVLQLKLIGQSHPTGLTNNLLKLFEPRQPLVYKPPPEKRKCPPYTGVAQLVSEFANPGDPEYATPVQKGETPAQRRARIHAIRLEEGAKKAADEFERYDPNNDPNISGDPYKTLFVARLNYETSESRIKREFEAYGPIKRISLITDKETSKPRGYAFIEYTHTRDMKAAYKQADSKKIDNRRVFVDVERGRTVPNWRPRRLGGGLGTTRVGSGELSQKYPGREQLQSGGISVSEEPRVRDEGDREKSRDRGREKERERERSRELSNDRPKDRDHRDDRHHRNRDRNRDRDRERDRERDHGRDRERDRTRDRGREREKERNRDRERGHDRHRDRERERDRDRDNEVGDDYDRGRPHDHDHDQDRVDSKHERDRGSRDRDYDGAEAEDNRGWPDQPEHGHGYSETEHDRGHYYEHHGRGQYNDQDGQRDYDRYREADRDDDHDDQMDDDYGYHRAASDPKGRDNLRARNGFIISCSKEIFQKRVLGRRLQPVS